One genomic region from Haloprofundus salinisoli encodes:
- a CDS encoding signal recognition particle protein Srp54, which translates to MVLDNLGSSLRGTLETLRGKTRLSEEDVEAVVREIQRSLLQADVDVSLVMELSDSIKTRALEEEPPGGTSARDHVLKIVYEEMVAIVGESTEIPLEPQTILLAGLQGSGKTTSAAKMAWWFSKKGLRPAVIQTDTFRPGAYDQAKQMCERAEVEFYGDPDESDPVAIAREGLEATEDADVHIVDTAGRHGLEDELIAEIEEIEGLVNPDLSLLVFDAAIGQGAKEQARQFEEAIGINGVVITKLDGTAKGGGALTAVNETDSSIAFLGTGETVQDIERFEPNGFISRLLGMGDLKQLSERVERAMSETQAEDDDWDPEDIMKGSFTLKDMQKQMEAMNKMGPLDQIMDMIPGLGGGLMDQLPDDAMDVTQNRMRSFEIIMDSMTDPEMENPRSVGASQVRRIARGSGRDEETVRELLEQHKMMEQTLKQFQGMGDGDMQRMMKKMENQGGGGDMGGFGPF; encoded by the coding sequence CTGGTGATGGAGCTCTCGGACAGCATCAAGACCCGCGCGCTGGAGGAGGAACCGCCGGGCGGCACCTCCGCGCGCGACCACGTTCTCAAGATCGTCTACGAGGAGATGGTCGCCATCGTCGGCGAGTCGACGGAGATCCCGCTCGAACCCCAGACGATTCTCCTCGCGGGGCTGCAGGGGTCGGGGAAGACCACCTCCGCCGCGAAGATGGCGTGGTGGTTCTCAAAGAAAGGGCTGCGCCCGGCGGTTATCCAGACCGACACCTTCCGCCCCGGCGCGTACGACCAGGCCAAGCAGATGTGCGAGCGCGCCGAGGTGGAGTTCTACGGCGACCCCGACGAGTCCGACCCCGTCGCCATCGCCCGCGAGGGATTGGAGGCGACCGAGGACGCCGACGTCCACATCGTCGACACCGCGGGTCGACACGGCCTCGAAGACGAACTCATCGCCGAAATCGAGGAGATAGAGGGGCTCGTGAACCCCGACCTCAGTCTTCTCGTCTTCGACGCGGCCATCGGCCAGGGCGCCAAAGAGCAGGCCCGCCAGTTCGAAGAGGCCATCGGAATCAACGGCGTCGTCATCACGAAGCTCGACGGGACAGCGAAGGGTGGCGGTGCGCTGACCGCCGTCAACGAGACGGACTCCTCCATCGCCTTCCTCGGGACGGGCGAGACGGTCCAAGATATCGAGCGTTTCGAGCCGAACGGCTTCATCTCGCGGCTGCTGGGGATGGGCGACCTCAAACAGCTCTCCGAGCGCGTCGAGCGCGCGATGTCGGAGACCCAGGCCGAGGACGACGACTGGGACCCCGAGGACATCATGAAGGGGTCGTTCACCCTCAAGGACATGCAGAAGCAGATGGAGGCGATGAACAAGATGGGGCCGCTCGACCAGATTATGGATATGATTCCGGGTCTCGGCGGCGGCCTCATGGACCAACTGCCCGACGACGCGATGGACGTCACGCAGAACCGGATGCGGAGCTTTGAGATAATTATGGACTCGATGACCGACCCCGAGATGGAGAACCCCCGGAGCGTCGGCGCGAGTCAGGTCCGCCGCATCGCCCGCGGCAGCGGCAGGGACGAGGAGACCGTCCGCGAACTGCTCGAACAGCACAAGATGATGGAGCAGACGCTCAAGCAGTTCCAGGGGATGGGCGACGGCGACATGCAGCGGATGATGAAGAAGATGGAGAATCAGGGCGGTGGCGGCGATATGGGCGGGTTCGGCCCGTTCTGA
- a CDS encoding MFS transporter, translating to MFPRLRSLVRFDALVLTALLWFLAKFLRYAFPPLFGTLQAEYGVSNAVVGTAFTALMLVYALMQFPSGALADHVGAVTVITAGAVVAAVGALALVPSVPFAFVVAAMLLVGIGTGVHKTVAVRLLSQVYPAQTGRALGFLDTVGAFGGVAAPAAVVALSAGAYTDWHAVFLLGGGVGVALAGAFAFRVPKRVPDSRNVAADGSVGVREYAALFRRPRFFVFVLVTICFSFAYNGAVAFLPLYLEQSAGLSTVAASGIYSVLFVVSLVQLLTGEASDRVGRLPIIGFTLGLAALALVSLVAVGEATVLTLGAVVVAFGLGSHGFRPVRGAYLVSVIPDSVAGGGLGAVRTLLMGAGALAPAAVGILSDVADFRVAFSVLAVSMGAAAALTAVLVFVGDDADGRTAA from the coding sequence ATGTTTCCCCGTCTGCGTTCGCTCGTTCGCTTCGACGCGCTCGTCTTGACGGCCTTACTCTGGTTTCTCGCCAAGTTCCTCCGCTACGCGTTCCCCCCGCTTTTCGGCACGCTCCAGGCGGAGTACGGCGTCTCGAACGCCGTCGTCGGAACCGCGTTCACCGCGCTGATGCTCGTCTACGCGCTGATGCAGTTCCCCTCGGGTGCGCTCGCCGACCACGTCGGCGCGGTGACGGTCATCACCGCCGGTGCCGTCGTCGCCGCCGTCGGGGCGCTCGCGCTCGTTCCCTCGGTTCCGTTCGCGTTCGTCGTCGCCGCGATGCTGCTCGTCGGTATCGGGACGGGTGTGCACAAGACCGTCGCCGTCCGCCTGCTCTCGCAGGTGTACCCCGCCCAGACCGGTCGGGCGCTCGGATTTCTCGACACGGTGGGCGCGTTCGGCGGCGTCGCCGCTCCCGCCGCCGTCGTGGCGCTGAGCGCCGGCGCGTACACCGACTGGCACGCGGTGTTTCTGCTCGGCGGCGGCGTCGGCGTCGCTCTCGCCGGCGCGTTCGCGTTCCGCGTGCCGAAGCGCGTCCCCGACAGTCGCAACGTCGCCGCCGACGGGAGTGTGGGCGTCCGCGAGTACGCCGCGCTGTTTCGTCGCCCGCGCTTTTTCGTCTTTGTGCTCGTCACTATCTGTTTCTCCTTCGCGTACAACGGCGCAGTCGCGTTTCTACCGCTGTATCTCGAACAGAGCGCCGGCCTGTCGACGGTCGCCGCCAGCGGCATCTACAGCGTGTTGTTCGTCGTCAGCCTCGTGCAACTGCTCACCGGCGAGGCCAGCGATCGGGTCGGCAGGCTCCCTATCATCGGATTCACCCTCGGCCTCGCGGCGCTCGCGCTCGTCTCGCTCGTCGCCGTCGGCGAGGCGACCGTTCTCACCTTGGGTGCCGTCGTCGTCGCGTTCGGCCTCGGTTCCCACGGTTTTCGCCCCGTGCGGGGCGCGTACCTTGTCTCTGTCATCCCCGACAGCGTCGCCGGCGGCGGCCTCGGCGCGGTGCGGACCTTACTGATGGGCGCGGGAGCGCTCGCGCCGGCGGCCGTCGGAATCCTCTCGGACGTCGCCGACTTCCGCGTGGCCTTCTCGGTGCTCGCCGTCTCGATGGGTGCGGCGGCGGCGCTGACGGCTGTGCTCGTCTTCGTCGGCGACGACGCCGACGGTCGAACCGCGGCGTGA